From the genome of Rhodobacteraceae bacterium Araon29, one region includes:
- a CDS encoding methyltransferase domain-containing protein — protein MEWAGSVALISASKSRGLFDETEKPQQLFPIETQAIIRDRYDFAVSLAQNRRVLEVGCGAGLGLRYLAASAQDLKCLEYSQENVDSLANRFSDFAELYKGDAHDMPFAADQFDLIVALAMIYYLSLEAFLKEANRVLAQDGVLLFCTSNKDVPGFVPAPFTTQYYSIPELTASLIAEGFAPSFFGAFPTGDGSLFKRRVKSFLKTAVKGTVCIFPGGKALWRRMRESTLKDVGPLPDDAQDMLQYSSEREPLPGDKINTNYRVIYVVARKICA, from the coding sequence CTGGAATGGGCCGGGTCTGTGGCGTTAATTTCAGCATCGAAATCCAGAGGGCTTTTTGATGAAACAGAGAAACCTCAGCAGCTCTTCCCAATCGAAACCCAGGCGATTATCCGGGATCGCTATGACTTTGCAGTTTCATTAGCCCAGAACCGACGAGTTCTCGAGGTTGGCTGTGGGGCTGGGCTGGGGCTGCGCTATCTCGCGGCATCCGCTCAAGATTTGAAATGCTTGGAATACAGTCAGGAAAACGTCGACTCGCTTGCTAATCGGTTTTCAGATTTTGCGGAATTGTATAAAGGTGATGCCCATGATATGCCTTTTGCAGCGGACCAGTTCGACCTAATTGTCGCTTTGGCGATGATCTACTATCTGTCGCTAGAGGCCTTCTTGAAAGAAGCAAACCGGGTTTTGGCTCAGGATGGAGTATTGTTGTTCTGTACAAGCAACAAAGATGTGCCTGGATTCGTCCCCGCGCCGTTCACCACCCAATACTATTCGATTCCTGAGTTAACCGCTTCTTTGATAGCGGAAGGTTTTGCGCCTTCGTTCTTTGGAGCATTTCCAACTGGGGATGGCTCATTGTTTAAACGGCGGGTTAAGTCGTTCCTAAAGACAGCAGTTAAGGGCACAGTCTGTATCTTCCCCGGAGGCAAAGCTCTTTGGCGCAGAATGCGGGAATCGACACTAAAAGATGTCGGGCCTTTGCCGGATGATGCGCAGGATATGCTACAATATTCCAGCGAAAGAGAACCCCTTCCCGGTGACAAAATTAACACAAACTACCGCGTCATATATGTTGTCGCGCGAAAGATTTGTGCGTGA
- a CDS encoding polysaccharide deacetylase family protein encodes MQMMKKKLKRALAASFPTALSSVGRAEYVPILCYHSVNARDNDECVPLSPEMFEAHLAHLATNYNIVSFRDVVDHFRLGSPLPKKAVALTFDDGYRDNFEVVLPLLGKYKCHATIFLVTGFIDGQVDLIGDPGWEAMTWEQAIAMDQSPFVEIAAHTDTHPILSSLDEDMVRTEILVCRDKLEKKLERIVDLFAYPNGQGADIPPFAPRLLQDAGFIGACTTFWRTTHLPKQRYLLNRIMIKQDDNDKVLELKLRGKYDYLYFLHKATALRKFIWNGPGLWR; translated from the coding sequence ATGCAAATGATGAAAAAAAAGCTGAAACGGGCTTTAGCAGCAAGCTTTCCGACCGCATTGTCATCGGTGGGTCGAGCTGAATATGTACCGATTTTATGTTATCATAGCGTGAACGCTAGAGATAATGACGAGTGCGTCCCTCTTTCTCCAGAGATGTTTGAGGCTCATCTAGCGCATTTGGCCACGAACTATAATATTGTATCGTTTCGGGATGTCGTTGACCATTTTCGTTTGGGATCACCCTTACCCAAAAAGGCTGTAGCCCTCACATTTGACGATGGGTATCGTGACAATTTCGAAGTGGTGCTCCCTCTTCTGGGGAAATACAAGTGTCATGCCACCATTTTTTTGGTAACCGGCTTTATAGATGGGCAAGTCGATTTGATCGGAGATCCCGGATGGGAAGCGATGACTTGGGAGCAAGCGATTGCTATGGATCAGAGCCCCTTTGTCGAAATTGCAGCGCATACCGATACCCACCCCATTCTTTCATCACTTGATGAGGATATGGTGCGAACTGAAATATTGGTCTGCCGCGATAAGCTAGAGAAAAAATTGGAACGTATTGTCGACTTGTTCGCTTATCCAAATGGTCAAGGTGCAGACATTCCTCCATTCGCTCCGCGTCTTTTACAAGACGCGGGTTTCATCGGCGCTTGTACCACTTTCTGGAGAACAACCCACTTACCTAAACAACGCTATTTGTTGAACCGAATAATGATCAAACAAGATGACAACGATAAGGTTTTGGAGCTTAAATTGAGGGGAAAATACGACTACCTGTACTTCCTGCACAAAGCGACCGCTCTTAGAAAGTTTATCTGGAATGGGCCGGGTCTGTGGCGTTAA
- a CDS encoding GNAT family N-acetyltransferase, with protein sequence MNSLELTEEDFGSVESIWSDLFAQANSENPFLSLGWNSRWVSSFGNTTNTKVHVVRETGNVIAIALVDQSKKLKFRADPFFADYANFLVHPDHPEAVAFLVDNMVTRSPSRNAIFEPMRETEGTTALFEAALIQKKLNWRRTTICPNPVVSTERDFSSYLATLKKGLRQDLKTSSNNLNKTGSWSFVEATNGNVATEIFKRLVKFHLARQSDKAGHSIFEETANVDFFRELLLDPPSDFTPHMSAIEHDGKFVSAAYSIICGNTFYYWIPSFDHSYRSISLGKLHIKCLIERCCHSNIAQFDFMGGAEAYKYQWAPENYDLLKYSIFRSALQAKTYDLQQAAKRTGKSLRNESPALQKVWRRLSKFGKN encoded by the coding sequence ATGAATTCCTTAGAATTGACCGAAGAGGATTTCGGTTCAGTTGAATCGATTTGGTCCGATTTGTTTGCACAAGCCAATTCTGAAAATCCATTTTTGTCACTGGGTTGGAATAGCCGTTGGGTCAGCTCATTTGGCAACACAACCAACACAAAAGTGCATGTGGTTAGGGAAACTGGGAACGTTATTGCGATCGCTCTCGTTGACCAATCGAAGAAATTGAAATTTCGAGCTGATCCCTTTTTCGCTGACTACGCGAACTTTCTTGTTCATCCTGACCACCCGGAAGCTGTAGCATTTTTAGTGGACAATATGGTTACACGGTCACCGTCAAGAAATGCCATTTTTGAACCGATGCGTGAAACCGAAGGCACCACGGCGCTTTTTGAAGCCGCATTGATCCAGAAGAAACTCAATTGGCGCAGAACGACAATTTGCCCAAATCCGGTCGTTAGCACTGAGCGTGATTTCTCAAGTTATCTGGCAACGCTGAAAAAGGGCCTTCGCCAAGATCTAAAGACGAGTTCAAATAATCTGAATAAGACAGGATCGTGGAGTTTTGTGGAAGCGACCAATGGAAATGTTGCCACGGAAATCTTCAAACGGCTGGTGAAGTTTCACCTCGCACGGCAGTCAGACAAAGCGGGCCACTCCATATTTGAAGAGACGGCCAACGTGGATTTTTTTCGCGAGCTATTACTAGATCCGCCTTCAGATTTTACTCCGCATATGTCCGCCATCGAACATGACGGAAAATTTGTATCAGCGGCCTATTCAATCATTTGTGGTAACACCTTCTACTATTGGATTCCGTCATTTGACCATTCTTACCGTTCCATTTCACTGGGCAAACTGCACATCAAGTGCCTGATCGAGCGGTGTTGTCATTCAAATATTGCACAATTTGATTTCATGGGTGGTGCGGAGGCGTACAAATATCAATGGGCGCCAGAAAACTATGATTTGCTAAAGTACTCGATATTTCGCTCCGCGCTTCAAGCCAAGACATATGACTTGCAACAAGCAGCAAAAAGAACGGGCAAGTCATTGAGGAACGAGTCGCCCGCTTTACAAAAAGTATGGCGTCGACTTTCGAAATTCGGCAAGAACTGA
- a CDS encoding UDP-N-acetylglucosamine 2-epimerase (non-hydrolyzing), translated as MNKLKVMTIVGTRPEIIRLSQVIRKLDKYCDHTLVHTGQNFDYELNEVFFEELEIRKPDVFLDSAKSNLAETIGEIIIKADKAFEDFQPEALLILGDTNSALSAIPAKRRKIPIFHMEAGNRCFDFRVPEEINRRIVDHISDINLPYTTIARDYLLREGLNPAQVIKTGSPLAEIIETYRSRIEASTVLNRLGLKRGGYFVVSSHREENVDDPKNLQKLLDVIDRLSERYNHQIIVSTHPRTRKKIEMHQLGARTSLAQFHPPFGYIDYVHLQMNARAVLSDSGTITEESSLLNFPALNIREVHERPEGFEEGSVMFTGMDTDRVVQGVAILDDQKRDNERNLRVVADYDTPNVSDKILRIIQSYTNFVNTTVWKKTN; from the coding sequence ATGAATAAACTTAAGGTTATGACAATCGTCGGGACGCGGCCAGAAATCATTCGCTTGTCGCAGGTCATCCGCAAATTGGATAAGTATTGCGATCACACTTTGGTGCATACTGGGCAAAATTTTGATTACGAGTTGAACGAGGTTTTTTTTGAAGAATTGGAAATACGAAAACCTGACGTCTTTTTAGATTCTGCCAAATCAAACCTTGCGGAAACAATTGGCGAAATCATTATTAAGGCAGATAAAGCGTTTGAAGATTTTCAGCCAGAAGCTCTGTTAATCTTAGGCGACACCAATAGTGCTCTGTCAGCAATTCCGGCCAAGCGGCGTAAGATTCCAATTTTTCATATGGAAGCCGGGAACAGGTGCTTTGATTTTCGCGTGCCCGAAGAAATCAACCGTCGCATTGTAGATCATATCTCAGATATAAACTTACCCTACACTACGATTGCTCGGGACTATCTATTACGTGAAGGGCTGAACCCTGCACAAGTTATCAAAACCGGCAGTCCGCTTGCTGAGATCATTGAAACTTACAGGTCCAGAATTGAAGCCTCAACAGTCCTTAATCGGCTTGGGCTTAAGCGAGGTGGGTATTTTGTCGTTTCTTCACATCGAGAAGAGAATGTCGATGATCCTAAGAACCTGCAGAAGCTGCTGGATGTCATAGATCGCCTTAGTGAGAGATATAATCATCAAATTATCGTTTCAACCCACCCAAGAACGCGTAAGAAAATCGAGATGCATCAGTTGGGTGCTCGCACTTCGTTGGCCCAGTTTCACCCACCTTTTGGCTACATCGACTATGTTCATCTTCAAATGAATGCGCGCGCAGTTCTATCCGACAGCGGAACTATTACTGAAGAATCCTCGCTCCTGAACTTTCCAGCGCTTAATATCCGAGAGGTCCATGAGCGGCCTGAAGGGTTTGAAGAGGGCAGCGTAATGTTTACTGGGATGGATACAGATCGAGTTGTGCAGGGTGTCGCAATCCTTGATGACCAGAAACGAGACAATGAGCGCAATCTTCGGGTTGTGGCCGATTATGATACCCCAAATGTGTCGGACAAAATCTTGCGGATAATCCAGAGCTATACGAATTTTGTGAATACCACCGTTTGGAAGAAAACCAATTGA
- a CDS encoding NAD-dependent epimerase/dehydratase family protein produces the protein MIDGKTVLITGGTGSFGSAVLKRVLATDFKEVRIFSRDEKKQEEMRLRLANDRVKFHIGDVRDTSSIDSAMQGVDLVFHAAALKQVPSCEFYPMEAVKTNILGAENVIQSATRHGVSRCVVLSTDKAVYPVNAMGMSKALMEKIMISKSKASAERGTVLCATRYGNVMASRGSVIPLFLNQIRAGKPLTITNPNMTRFLMSVEESVDLVFYAFKNANPGDIFIQKSPASTIGDLADAMLKLLKPDHPTQVIGTRHGEKPYETLVSREELLRSEDLDRFYRIRSDSRDLNYNKYFSDGLTELAVVDDYSSHNTKRLNCEEIQETLMKLQIIQDAVNE, from the coding sequence ATGATAGACGGAAAAACAGTATTAATTACCGGCGGCACTGGTTCATTCGGCAGTGCTGTTCTGAAACGTGTGCTTGCAACGGACTTCAAAGAAGTTCGTATTTTTAGCCGTGACGAGAAAAAGCAAGAGGAGATGCGCCTCCGATTAGCAAATGATCGTGTGAAGTTCCACATCGGGGATGTAAGGGATACATCTTCGATAGATAGTGCGATGCAAGGCGTCGACTTAGTGTTTCATGCCGCTGCATTAAAACAAGTTCCATCTTGCGAATTCTACCCTATGGAAGCAGTCAAAACCAATATTCTTGGGGCTGAGAATGTCATCCAATCCGCAACGCGTCATGGCGTTAGCCGCTGCGTTGTTCTTAGCACTGATAAGGCTGTTTACCCAGTAAACGCGATGGGTATGTCCAAAGCGTTGATGGAAAAAATTATGATTTCTAAATCTAAGGCCTCTGCAGAACGCGGGACGGTTTTGTGTGCGACGCGCTATGGCAATGTTATGGCATCTCGAGGTTCAGTAATCCCGCTCTTCCTAAATCAGATCCGTGCAGGAAAGCCTTTAACAATTACCAACCCGAACATGACCCGATTTCTGATGTCCGTTGAAGAGTCGGTCGACCTTGTTTTTTACGCGTTCAAAAACGCCAACCCTGGTGATATTTTCATTCAGAAATCTCCGGCAAGTACCATCGGTGACTTAGCCGATGCCATGCTTAAACTTTTGAAGCCAGATCATCCTACGCAAGTTATCGGGACCAGGCATGGCGAAAAGCCGTATGAGACGCTTGTATCACGTGAAGAGTTATTGCGTTCAGAAGACCTTGATCGATTTTATCGGATCCGCTCGGATTCACGCGATTTGAATTACAATAAGTATTTCTCTGATGGTTTGACCGAGCTCGCCGTTGTGGATGATTATTCTTCGCACAACACCAAAAGGTTAAATTGCGAAGAAATCCAGGAAACCTTGATGAAGCTGCAGATCATTCAGGACGCCGTCAATGAATAA
- a CDS encoding sugar nucleotide-binding protein: MSREIQKGRESKMKTKVLIFGASGMLGSSMMRVFAEKPDLEVTGTVRSPSSRNFENRVNPARIVDSIDVDDISTVRDVINRIVPDVVINCVGLVKQLPNAEDPVDAITLNALFPHYLARFCSDIDARLIHISTDCVFTGLKGDYHEDDIPDAKDFYGRSKLLGEVSYGNAITLRTSIIGHELGSKNGLLEWFLAQNAPIKGFKKAIFSGFPTGELARVVRDVVIPNSRLNGLHHVSTEAINKFDLLTIIANEYGRDILIKPSDSVKIDRSLNSQKFRDLTGYQPPNWEKLVANMKNFG, encoded by the coding sequence ATGAGTCGCGAAATTCAAAAAGGAAGAGAATCAAAAATGAAAACTAAGGTTCTTATTTTTGGGGCGTCTGGAATGCTGGGTAGTTCTATGATGCGCGTTTTTGCAGAGAAACCTGACTTGGAAGTGACGGGGACAGTTCGCTCGCCTAGTTCGAGAAACTTCGAAAACAGGGTTAATCCCGCAAGGATTGTGGACAGTATCGATGTCGACGATATCTCTACGGTTCGGGACGTGATCAACCGGATTGTGCCGGATGTTGTCATTAACTGCGTTGGATTGGTTAAACAGCTACCCAATGCGGAAGACCCCGTCGATGCGATAACTCTGAATGCTCTTTTTCCACACTATTTGGCACGGTTTTGCTCGGATATTGACGCGCGATTGATTCATATCAGTACTGACTGTGTGTTTACCGGTCTAAAGGGTGACTATCACGAAGATGATATTCCAGACGCAAAAGACTTCTACGGGCGATCAAAACTGCTGGGTGAGGTCAGTTACGGTAATGCTATCACCTTAAGAACTTCGATTATTGGACATGAACTAGGCAGCAAGAATGGTCTGTTGGAATGGTTTTTGGCCCAGAACGCTCCGATCAAGGGCTTTAAGAAGGCCATTTTTTCTGGATTCCCAACCGGGGAATTGGCGAGAGTTGTGCGGGATGTAGTGATCCCGAACAGTCGCCTGAATGGCCTGCATCATGTTTCTACGGAGGCAATCAACAAATTTGACCTATTAACAATAATCGCGAATGAATACGGTCGAGATATTTTGATAAAACCAAGTGACTCAGTAAAAATCGATCGATCACTGAATTCACAAAAGTTCAGAGACTTAACAGGTTACCAACCACCAAACTGGGAAAAGCTTGTCGCTAATATGAAGAATTTTGGCTAA